Proteins from one Dysgonomonas sp. HDW5A genomic window:
- a CDS encoding Arm DNA-binding domain-containing protein, protein MKSTFRILFYVKRDKQKSDGTLPIMCRITIDGQPSRFNTKMSINPKIWDAKTAVAIGKSNEAIEVNALLNEIKTSIHNVYHDLQTKENNVNAERVKNIFLGIDGKNGKIDPLKTEESAPLKLCVQNSQKLSSVSGS, encoded by the coding sequence ATGAAAAGTACATTTCGCATTCTTTTCTACGTGAAGAGAGACAAACAAAAATCAGATGGCACACTTCCAATTATGTGCCGAATCACTATCGACGGACAACCAAGCCGTTTTAATACCAAAATGAGTATCAATCCCAAGATATGGGATGCAAAAACAGCAGTTGCTATCGGAAAATCAAACGAAGCAATTGAAGTTAATGCCTTATTGAATGAGATTAAAACAAGCATTCACAATGTCTATCATGATTTACAGACAAAGGAAAATAATGTAAATGCAGAAAGAGTAAAGAACATTTTTCTCGGCATTGATGGAAAAAACGGTAAAATAGACCCCTTAAAAACGGAGGAAAGTGCCCCCCTAAAGTTATGTGTTCAAAACAGTCAAAAGTTATCGTCGGTTTCAGGGTCTTGA
- the istB gene encoding IS21-like element helper ATPase IstB codes for MNNQTLEKLRQMRFLGMHDAFKTSLENTLKEQMTQDQFIFHLVSSEWDNRRNRAIKRATKLAAFRYTAFLEEIDYSFERGLDRNQVERLAGLDFIKDNKNIFITGPTGTGKSYLATALGNKACQDGYKVFYANTAKLMSSLKIAKVKGTILNEFKRIERVDLLILDDFAMQAFDSQSRGIMMDIIEDRHQKKSTMITSQVPVKDWYDAIGEKTVADAILDRLVHDSLRVELIGESIRKRKSKNENSYL; via the coding sequence ATGAACAATCAAACATTAGAGAAACTGCGTCAGATGCGTTTCTTAGGGATGCACGATGCTTTTAAAACTTCTTTAGAGAACACTTTAAAAGAGCAGATGACACAAGATCAATTTATCTTCCATTTGGTATCCAGTGAATGGGATAATCGTCGCAATCGTGCCATCAAAAGAGCAACCAAGCTGGCAGCGTTTCGGTACACTGCTTTCTTGGAAGAGATTGATTATAGCTTCGAAAGAGGCTTGGATCGTAATCAGGTAGAACGCTTGGCGGGCTTGGATTTTATCAAAGACAACAAGAATATCTTTATTACAGGACCCACCGGGACAGGAAAAAGCTATCTGGCTACTGCACTAGGAAACAAAGCCTGCCAAGATGGATATAAGGTCTTTTATGCCAATACCGCTAAATTGATGAGCAGCTTAAAGATAGCCAAAGTAAAAGGGACTATACTAAATGAATTTAAACGTATCGAAAGGGTGGATCTTCTAATCCTTGATGATTTTGCAATGCAAGCCTTTGACTCTCAGTCCAGAGGTATAATGATGGATATTATAGAGGATCGGCATCAGAAAAAATCAACAATGATAACCTCACAAGTACCTGTTAAAGATTGGTATGATGCCATAGGAGAAAAAACTGTAGCAGATGCCATACTCGATCGCCTGGTACATGACTCACTAAGAGTAGAATTAATTGGAGAATCAATCAGAAAAAGAAAATCGAAGAATGAAAATAGCTATCTATAA
- the istA gene encoding IS21 family transposase, translated as MTKLRTIIRLYEDHMGLKTIAVMARTSRNTVKKYIHKWNSLKISFDDFVSKSDTELHALFCITDAPGMPNPRRDTLESLLPSISKDLGRKGMTTMQQWQKYIKEHPDGYGLTQFRISVQRYRMINNPSMRMEHKAGDKMFVDYTGDKLWIYPHGESPREVDVFVAILGCSLLTYVEAVSGQSKEDFISACENSFYFYGGVPQAVVPDNLKAAVTKASRHESILNEEFERFAEHYGVTVFPARVRKPRDKAPVENAVKLTYKDIYTRTSHLHCPDLKSLNAAILSALDLHNNNLLTNRNYSRRSYFEEIEKESLGPLNPIRYQIKKHAMATVGKDGYIRLSEDIHYYSVPHTYIGKRLKLSYSADDVHIFDGYSLVASHTRSRLQFKHTTNTDHLHPKHKAVLEWSPEVFIKEAADIHEDVERYIRKVMEKKRYVDQANKSCSGILLLARKVGAARLTAACRLAESYDRYSYNEIQDILKTKSEFVEVPEETVDIPEHENIRGKDYYK; from the coding sequence ATGACCAAATTAAGAACGATTATCCGTTTGTATGAGGACCATATGGGTCTTAAAACTATTGCCGTAATGGCTCGCACCTCCCGCAATACTGTTAAGAAGTATATCCATAAATGGAACTCTTTAAAGATTAGTTTTGATGATTTTGTGTCTAAGAGTGATACGGAACTTCACGCGTTATTTTGTATTACAGATGCTCCCGGTATGCCTAACCCACGTCGGGATACACTGGAGTCTCTTCTTCCGAGCATCAGTAAGGACCTTGGTCGTAAAGGGATGACTACGATGCAGCAATGGCAAAAGTATATCAAAGAACACCCCGATGGGTATGGCTTAACTCAGTTTCGCATCTCAGTTCAACGTTATCGAATGATTAATAACCCCTCTATGCGTATGGAACATAAAGCAGGGGATAAAATGTTTGTAGATTATACAGGAGATAAGCTTTGGATTTATCCTCATGGTGAATCCCCTCGTGAGGTGGATGTATTTGTGGCAATCTTGGGTTGTAGCTTGTTGACTTATGTGGAAGCAGTATCAGGGCAGAGCAAAGAAGATTTTATCTCTGCCTGTGAGAACAGTTTTTATTTTTATGGAGGTGTTCCTCAAGCTGTTGTTCCTGACAATCTAAAAGCTGCTGTAACCAAAGCTTCTCGCCATGAATCTATCTTGAATGAAGAGTTTGAGCGTTTTGCTGAACATTATGGAGTCACAGTGTTCCCCGCTCGTGTTCGTAAACCCCGAGACAAAGCTCCTGTGGAGAATGCCGTTAAACTAACCTATAAGGATATTTACACTCGCACCAGTCATCTTCATTGCCCTGATCTAAAGAGTTTAAATGCAGCTATCCTGTCTGCTTTAGACCTGCATAACAATAATCTGTTGACTAATCGGAACTACTCTCGTCGTTCCTATTTTGAAGAGATTGAAAAAGAATCCTTAGGACCATTGAATCCAATCCGCTATCAGATTAAAAAACACGCGATGGCTACCGTAGGTAAAGATGGTTATATCCGCTTGAGTGAGGATATCCATTATTACAGTGTACCTCACACGTATATCGGTAAAAGGCTTAAGCTCTCTTACTCAGCGGATGATGTGCATATCTTTGACGGCTATAGCCTTGTGGCATCTCATACCCGCAGTCGTTTGCAGTTTAAGCATACCACCAATACAGATCATCTGCATCCCAAACATAAAGCCGTATTGGAATGGTCCCCTGAAGTATTTATCAAAGAAGCAGCCGACATCCATGAGGATGTGGAGCGTTACATCCGTAAAGTGATGGAAAAGAAACGCTATGTGGATCAGGCTAACAAGAGTTGTTCGGGTATCCTTTTATTGGCCAGGAAGGTCGGAGCGGCTCGTTTGACGGCAGCCTGCCGATTGGCTGAGAGTTATGACAGATACAGTTATAACGAGATCCAGGATATCCTTAAAACTAAATCTGAGTTTGTAGAAGTACCTGAAGAAACAGTGGATATACCCGAACATGAAAATATCAGAGGCAAAGATTATTATAAATAG
- a CDS encoding TolC family protein has protein sequence MKKHHIIIFLLTLPYFISAQDRVDLKRCIEIGLERNYEIRITRNDEQVADNNRTIGNAGYLPYLNLNSGYSGTINNTEQRLTSGDITKNNGVHNQALNAGINLDWTVFDGFNIQANYGRLKELQQIGELNTRLAIENFVLNISNEYYNYIQQKIRLDNLRYAVKLSRERLRIVEARYSIGAGSRLELQQAKVDFNADSSMLIKQNEVIFTSRVQINQLMAMDNVEEPLYITDSIIEFNSLLNRDDIWQNLQVSNVFLQLYKRDKNISVLDLKAIQSQYFPYLKVNAGYGFTQNMYEIGSVDRQKNMGFNYGLTLGFNIFDGFNRERKRKNAKIEVQTKELQYQQVELSLRTDLSKMWMAYQNNMELTNLEKENLQTAHDNYEIALERYKLGDLSGIELREAQNSLLEAEDRLVQAQYNTKLCEISLIQISGNILSYIY, from the coding sequence ATGAAGAAACATCATATTATTATATTTTTACTGACACTTCCTTATTTTATTTCAGCACAAGATAGGGTTGATCTGAAACGCTGTATCGAAATTGGACTAGAGCGTAATTATGAAATAAGAATAACCAGAAATGATGAACAGGTAGCCGACAATAATCGGACTATCGGTAATGCGGGATATTTGCCATATTTGAATTTGAACAGCGGATATTCGGGAACAATCAATAATACCGAGCAACGTTTAACATCGGGTGATATAACCAAAAACAACGGAGTACATAATCAGGCATTAAATGCGGGAATTAATCTGGATTGGACTGTTTTTGACGGATTCAACATTCAGGCCAATTACGGTCGTCTAAAAGAACTTCAACAGATCGGAGAACTGAATACACGTCTTGCAATTGAGAATTTCGTACTGAATATATCTAATGAGTATTATAACTATATCCAGCAGAAAATAAGATTAGATAACCTTAGGTATGCGGTTAAATTATCCAGAGAAAGATTAAGGATAGTAGAAGCTCGTTATAGTATTGGTGCAGGGTCTCGTCTCGAATTACAACAAGCGAAGGTAGACTTCAATGCTGATAGTTCTATGCTTATCAAACAAAATGAGGTTATATTTACTTCACGCGTCCAGATCAATCAATTAATGGCGATGGATAATGTAGAAGAACCGCTATACATAACAGATTCAATCATCGAATTTAATTCGCTACTAAACAGGGATGATATCTGGCAAAACCTCCAAGTTTCGAATGTGTTCCTTCAATTATATAAAAGAGACAAAAATATCAGCGTCCTCGACCTGAAAGCTATTCAAAGTCAATACTTCCCTTATTTGAAAGTAAATGCAGGGTATGGGTTTACTCAAAATATGTATGAAATAGGCTCTGTTGATCGTCAAAAAAATATGGGATTCAACTATGGTCTTACCCTAGGGTTTAATATTTTTGATGGTTTTAACCGGGAACGAAAACGGAAAAATGCGAAAATAGAGGTTCAAACGAAAGAACTTCAATATCAACAAGTAGAATTGTCTCTGAGAACAGATTTGTCGAAAATGTGGATGGCTTATCAGAACAATATGGAATTAACGAATCTCGAAAAAGAGAATCTTCAAACAGCTCATGACAATTATGAGATTGCTCTTGAGCGGTATAAGTTAGGCGATCTTTCAGGAATCGAATTACGGGAAGCTCAAAACAGCTTGCTAGAAGCCGAAGATCGACTTGTTCAGGCTCAATACAATACGAAACTTTGTGAAATATCGCTGATCCAAATCAGTGGAAATATATTATCATACATATATTAA
- a CDS encoding GyrI-like domain-containing protein: MITKEKSRQEYQARINRVMDYIEKHIDQPIDLTTLADVAHFSAFHFHRMFTFLVGETPNTFLLRIRVEKAAYLLRGYKELSISEVAYSCGFNNVSSFSRTFKKYFGVNAKYFRETEKGVFAKDGLFYSKNGQLLSKNGQKNLGINAQFCSVEFKNLIIMNTQIEVKEMPEMKVIYCRHTGQFHLIYKAYEKLMKWAAPRNLLNFPETKSLTVYHDDPSVTEIEKVRQDACITVNEDVKVDGEIGKMTVEGGKYVVGRFEINETEFQEAWNTMCMWFTESGYQQGDGNTYELYYNDHTQHPEKKHILDICIPVKVL; the protein is encoded by the coding sequence ATGATAACAAAAGAGAAAAGCAGACAAGAATATCAGGCAAGAATTAATCGGGTAATGGATTATATTGAAAAGCATATCGATCAGCCTATCGATCTAACTACTCTGGCTGATGTTGCACATTTTTCAGCCTTCCATTTTCACCGCATGTTTACTTTCTTGGTAGGTGAGACTCCCAATACTTTTCTGTTAAGAATACGGGTTGAAAAAGCGGCTTATTTATTGAGAGGGTATAAGGAGCTTTCAATTAGTGAAGTAGCTTATTCCTGTGGGTTTAATAATGTATCTTCGTTTAGTCGTACATTTAAAAAATACTTTGGTGTTAATGCTAAATACTTTCGGGAAACAGAAAAAGGTGTCTTTGCAAAGGATGGGCTGTTTTATAGCAAGAACGGTCAATTACTGAGCAAGAATGGTCAAAAAAACTTGGGTATAAATGCTCAATTTTGCAGTGTCGAATTTAAAAACTTAATTATTATGAACACTCAAATTGAAGTAAAAGAAATGCCCGAAATGAAAGTGATCTATTGTCGTCACACAGGACAATTTCACTTAATCTACAAAGCGTATGAGAAATTGATGAAATGGGCAGCCCCACGGAATTTATTGAATTTTCCGGAAACCAAATCTCTGACAGTTTATCATGATGATCCATCTGTAACTGAAATCGAAAAAGTACGTCAGGATGCTTGTATAACCGTTAACGAAGATGTAAAAGTGGATGGTGAAATAGGTAAAATGACTGTAGAAGGAGGTAAATATGTTGTGGGACGTTTCGAAATAAACGAAACTGAGTTTCAGGAAGCCTGGAATACGATGTGTATGTGGTTTACCGAAAGCGGCTATCAGCAAGGAGATGGTAATACGTATGAATTATACTATAATGATCATACACAACATCCGGAGAAAAAGCATATTCTGGATATTTGTATTCCAGTAAAAGTGTTGTAA
- a CDS encoding 5'-methylthioadenosine/S-adenosylhomocysteine nucleosidase: MKKVLLTYAVKDEFIPVTLKGCEMIYALTGIGKAKAAMKLTEAIYKEKPDLVLNMGTAGTLTHNIGDIFICQRFIDRDFHSINLPGVEYEIDFTPLVAKTKIFEDLLANSNSGTCNTGDSFVTEAESVYGDVVDMEAFAQAIVCKEYNIPFIAVKYVTDLIGQNSVKHWEGKLADARKELGEWFLEK, from the coding sequence ATGAAAAAAGTTTTACTTACATATGCTGTTAAGGATGAGTTTATTCCTGTTACACTTAAAGGTTGTGAGATGATATATGCCCTCACAGGTATTGGAAAAGCTAAAGCCGCAATGAAACTAACTGAGGCTATTTACAAGGAAAAGCCCGATTTAGTCTTAAATATGGGAACAGCAGGAACACTTACTCATAATATCGGAGATATATTTATTTGTCAACGGTTTATCGATCGAGATTTTCATTCAATAAATCTTCCGGGCGTTGAATACGAAATTGATTTTACTCCACTAGTGGCTAAAACCAAAATCTTTGAAGACTTGCTAGCCAATAGTAACTCGGGAACATGTAATACGGGAGACAGTTTTGTTACTGAAGCTGAATCGGTGTATGGTGACGTAGTAGATATGGAAGCATTTGCACAAGCCATCGTCTGTAAGGAATATAATATTCCGTTTATTGCTGTTAAATATGTAACAGATCTCATAGGTCAAAATTCGGTAAAACATTGGGAAGGAAAATTAGCTGATGCCCGCAAAGAACTTGGCGAATGGTTTCTTGAAAAATGA
- a CDS encoding S9 family peptidase: MKYKSIMAIALSAGMLACGSGQDKAKETGDAPLIGKSEIKIADGIMTPEALYSFGRLSDVQVSPDNAKVLYGVTYVSIEQNKTNRELFTMNIDGTDNKQITKTPKSENNAIWVKNGSKIAFLTSESGSSQIWEMNPDGTDRIQISEVDGGVNGFSYSPDGKKVLYIKNVKFGERAVDKYPDLPKASGRIIDDLMYKHWDVWVEEVPHPFVADFDGGKLVNDIDLLNGEPYESPMLPSGGIEQLAWSPDSKTVAYTCRKKKGMEYALSTNSDIYFYNIETKETRNITEGMMGYDTNPVFSPDGKYVAWQSMERDGYESDKNRLFVMDLSSGVKTYITEDFDYNTDFAVWSKDNQSIYIVACVEAKTQIYQAYIHTKEIKALTKGVHDYESFAIAGDKLIAVRHSMSQPNEIYSVNATTGEASQITSENKAILDQITMGKVEERWIATTDGKKMLTWVVYPPNFDSNKKYPALLYCQGGPQSTVSQFWSYRWNLQMMAANGYIIVAPNRRGLPSFGKEWNEQISGDYGGQNMKDYLSAIDELAKEPFVDKDRLGCTGASYGGFSTYWLAGNHNKRFKAFLAHAGIFNLEAQYLETEEMWFANWDLGGSFWDRNNSIAQKSYANSPHRFVDKWDTPIMITHGEFDYRILASQGMMAFNAAKLKGIPTRMLIFPDENHWISQPQNGILFQREFFRWFDEWLKK, from the coding sequence ATGAAATACAAATCTATTATGGCAATTGCTTTGAGTGCCGGAATGTTAGCTTGTGGCTCAGGTCAGGACAAAGCCAAAGAGACCGGTGACGCTCCTTTGATCGGAAAATCCGAAATCAAAATAGCTGATGGTATAATGACTCCCGAGGCTTTGTATAGTTTTGGGCGTCTGAGTGATGTGCAGGTGTCTCCCGATAATGCAAAGGTTTTATATGGAGTTACTTATGTGAGCATTGAACAGAATAAAACTAATCGCGAATTGTTTACCATGAACATAGATGGTACCGACAATAAGCAAATTACGAAAACTCCCAAGAGTGAGAACAATGCTATTTGGGTAAAAAATGGTTCTAAAATTGCATTTTTAACCAGCGAAAGCGGATCGTCTCAAATATGGGAAATGAATCCTGATGGAACAGACCGTATTCAGATTAGCGAAGTCGATGGTGGAGTGAATGGGTTTAGTTACTCGCCGGATGGAAAAAAGGTGCTTTATATTAAAAATGTAAAGTTTGGCGAGCGTGCTGTTGATAAATATCCTGATTTGCCTAAAGCTTCGGGGCGTATCATCGATGATCTCATGTATAAACACTGGGATGTTTGGGTTGAAGAGGTTCCTCATCCGTTTGTTGCTGATTTTGATGGTGGAAAACTGGTAAATGATATTGATCTACTGAACGGAGAACCTTATGAGTCTCCCATGCTTCCATCGGGAGGTATAGAGCAGCTGGCTTGGAGTCCCGATAGCAAAACGGTTGCGTATACTTGCCGTAAGAAAAAAGGTATGGAGTATGCTTTATCTACCAATTCGGATATTTATTTCTATAATATCGAAACAAAAGAAACTCGCAATATTACCGAAGGTATGATGGGATACGATACAAACCCTGTATTCTCTCCTGATGGTAAGTATGTTGCTTGGCAAAGTATGGAGCGTGACGGATATGAGTCGGATAAAAACCGTTTGTTTGTTATGGATCTGTCGTCAGGAGTAAAGACGTATATAACCGAAGACTTTGATTATAATACGGATTTTGCTGTGTGGAGCAAAGACAACCAGAGTATATATATTGTAGCTTGTGTTGAGGCTAAGACTCAGATATATCAGGCTTATATTCATACAAAAGAAATAAAAGCTTTGACTAAGGGCGTTCATGACTATGAGTCGTTTGCTATTGCAGGTGATAAATTAATAGCTGTGCGTCATTCGATGTCTCAACCCAACGAGATTTACTCAGTAAATGCAACAACGGGAGAGGCTAGTCAAATAACTTCAGAGAATAAAGCGATACTTGACCAGATAACAATGGGTAAGGTTGAGGAGAGATGGATTGCAACTACTGATGGCAAGAAAATGTTGACATGGGTGGTGTATCCTCCAAATTTTGATTCGAATAAAAAATATCCGGCACTGTTGTATTGCCAAGGTGGTCCGCAAAGTACAGTAAGCCAATTCTGGTCTTATCGCTGGAATTTGCAGATGATGGCTGCCAATGGTTATATTATTGTTGCTCCTAACCGTCGTGGATTACCTAGTTTTGGTAAAGAGTGGAACGAACAGATCAGTGGCGATTATGGTGGTCAGAATATGAAAGATTATTTGTCGGCAATAGATGAATTGGCTAAAGAACCTTTTGTTGATAAAGATCGTTTGGGATGTACCGGTGCAAGTTATGGCGGGTTTTCGACATATTGGTTGGCAGGTAATCACAATAAACGCTTCAAGGCATTTTTAGCTCATGCGGGTATATTTAATCTTGAGGCTCAATATCTCGAAACCGAAGAGATGTGGTTTGCTAATTGGGATTTAGGCGGTTCGTTCTGGGATCGTAATAATTCTATCGCTCAGAAATCGTATGCTAACTCTCCTCATCGTTTTGTGGATAAATGGGATACTCCTATCATGATAACTCATGGCGAGTTTGATTACCGAATTTTAGCTTCGCAAGGTATGATGGCTTTTAATGCGGCTAAATTAAAAGGTATACCTACTCGTATGTTGATATTCCCTGACGAAAATCATTGGATATCTCAACCTCAAAATGGAATCTTATTTCAGAGAGAATTCTTCCGTTGGTTTGATGAATGGTTGAAAAAGTAA
- the pdxY gene encoding pyridoxal kinase — MKDKILSIQSKVVYGYVGNNIAELAIQLHGLDVISFPTVYLSAHTGHRPIHGKAVSKDLFDDLIAGIEAIDVLDTTSCVVTGYIGSEEILLSSSEFIQRIKKTFPHKLYICDPVMGDISTGLYVPDAVAGQLISTLIPYCDILTPNQFELEYILKHKVNTIAGIIDLVKSNPILSKKTIVATGCYLEDTPEGQIETIIIRGEDTERIYSQNIDIDAVGTGDLFTAIFASQLTKGKDLVSAATKASSTISEVLAYITRRGLDEMNAECLLRYIRE, encoded by the coding sequence ATGAAAGATAAGATACTGTCAATTCAAAGTAAAGTAGTATATGGATATGTGGGAAATAATATTGCAGAACTGGCTATACAATTGCATGGGTTGGATGTAATTTCTTTTCCGACAGTTTATTTATCTGCACATACGGGACACAGACCCATTCATGGAAAAGCTGTTTCGAAAGATTTATTTGATGATCTGATCGCCGGAATCGAAGCTATTGATGTTCTGGATACTACTTCCTGTGTGGTTACAGGCTATATTGGCTCAGAAGAAATTTTACTTTCGTCGTCTGAATTTATACAACGTATAAAGAAAACATTCCCTCATAAATTATATATCTGCGATCCTGTGATGGGTGATATCAGTACAGGTCTTTATGTGCCTGATGCGGTAGCCGGACAGTTGATTTCTACTTTAATACCTTATTGTGATATACTGACACCTAATCAGTTTGAGCTCGAATATATCCTTAAACATAAGGTTAATACGATTGCTGGAATAATTGATTTAGTAAAATCAAACCCAATATTGAGTAAAAAGACTATTGTTGCCACAGGCTGCTATCTGGAAGATACTCCCGAGGGACAGATCGAAACAATTATTATACGAGGAGAAGATACGGAACGAATTTACTCTCAAAATATAGATATTGATGCGGTAGGAACGGGAGACCTTTTTACTGCAATCTTTGCTTCTCAATTAACTAAAGGTAAAGATCTGGTGTCGGCTGCAACAAAAGCTTCATCAACAATAAGTGAGGTGCTGGCTTACATCACTCGAAGAGGTCTCGATGAAATGAATGCCGAATGTTTACTAAGATATATAAGAGAGTAA